The genomic window TACTTACAGGAATTTTTATATTTTTATTATCTATCTTGATACTCTAAAGGTATTGGCCCCCGGATAAGGCTGAAGGTAGCCGGAATTCCAGTTAGACTGAAGCAGTGATTCCAAATATTCATCGGTACGGTTGCGATGCGGATCATATTGGTCTTTTAAATCGATATCAGCCATTTTACCTTTCACATTCCACCAGAATGCACTCCACCCTCCTCTTAATTCTTTAATGATTTCGTAAACATTCTTCCCGGTTGCCCTGTTCATTAATTTGGCAAATACCTGTCCTTCGGTTGTCGTCAGATCCCTCAGTTGCTTTTCATATTGGTCTGCCAGGATATTTTGTCGGTCTCGGATGTATTTTCTTTTGGATTTATCATCCAAATTGTTCATTTCACCCTGGATATCGCGGTATTGCTGCAAAGCGGTTAAAAACAGCGGATATACCCGGTAAAGCTTTTTATTGAGGAAGTAATAGTAGTTTCTGTCCAGCTGGTTATTGAATCTCGGTTTGTTGAGCAAAACCAACTCATCCATTACCACTACTGTCTCCCCGTTGATTTCATAAATCTTTGCCTTTTGCCGCTCATCATAAAAATATTTATTTCCGAATTCGTCTGTTTTCAACAATTCCTGAGGATACTGGCTTAACGGTTTTGCAATGACAGAATCTTTCTGACCGAAAATGCTTACCCCAAAAAAGAAAAGGAAAAGACAAATAATCTTACTAAATTTCATTATTTTTACACTTATTAGAACAAAAATTGAACGCAAAAATCATTCCTTTTTATGAAATTTGAAAAGAAATCTTTGAAATTTTTAGAGAAATATTTAAACACTTCATCACCAACTGGATACGAACATGAAGGGCAGAAAATCTGGATGGATTATATCCGCCCTTACGTTGATAAAGTGGAAGTGGACCACTACGGTACCTGCTACGGAATCATTAATCCTAAAGCGGAATTCAAAGTGGTTATCGAAGCACATGCAGATGAGATTTCATGGTATGTAAATTATATTACGGATGACGGCCTGATCTACGTGATCCGGAACGGAGGTTCAGACCAGACGATCGCCCCTTCCAAAGTCGTTCATATTCATGGTGAAAAAGGAATTGTAAAAGGCGTTTTCGGATGGCCGGCAATCCATACGAGAACCAACCAGAATGAGCCGACCCCGAAAATTGAAAATATCTTCATCGACTGCGGGGCTACCTCTAAACAGGAGGTGGAAGATATGGGAATTTATGTAGGCTGCATGATTACCTATCCTGATGAATTTTTTGAGATGAACGACCGTTACTTTGTCTGCCGGGCATTGGATAACCGAATCGGAGGATTTATGATTGCAGAAGTGGCAAGGCTTTTAAAGGAAAATAAAAAAACAATCCCGTTCGGTCTTTACATCACCAATTCCGTACAAGAAGAAGTCGGATTGTATGGTGCGGATATGATCGCCGATACCATAAAACCGAACATTGCAATTGTTACCGATGTTACACATGACACCACTACCCCGATGATCGAGAAGAAAAAAGAAGGCGACCAGAAATGCGGAGCAGGACCGGTGGTTTTCTTCGCTCCAAGTGTGCACCACACCATCCGTGAACTGATTATCCAGACCGCAAAATCGAAGAACATTCCGTTCCAGCGGGCAGCAGCCAGCCGGGCTACAGGAACCGATACGGATGCTTTCGCCCATTCAAATGGCGGTGTACCGAGTGCGCTGATTTCTTTACCTTTGCGGTATATGCACACCACGGTGGAAATGGTTGCCAAGGAAGATGTACGCAATGTGATCCAACTTATTTATGAAACGGTTCTGGAGATCAAACCGGAAATGAAGCTGAAATACCACTAAGAATATAATTGATAATTAATGATTGATGATTGATAAAATGATGGATGGTATGGATGTGTGGAATATCGATCTTTTATATTTAATTTAAAATAAACGATAAAAATAAAAATGAAAACGAAGCTTATTGCTCCTTCTCTTTTGGCGGCAGATTTTGGGAACCTGCAGCGTGATATTGAGATGCTGAACCATTCCCAGGCCGACTGGATCCACGTGGATGTAATGGACGGAAGATTTGTTCCGAATATTTCATTCGGCTTTCCGATGATGAAAACCGTTCAGCAGCACGCTAAGAAATTTGTAGATGTCCACCTGATGATTGTTGAACCTGAAAAATATGTTGAAGAATTTATCAACCAGGGCGCAGATCTGGTTTCGGTACATTACGAAGCCTGTACCCATCTTCATCGTACGATTCACCATATTCAGAACCTCGGAGCAAAGGCAGGAGTGGTTTTGAACCCTTCCACTCCGGTTCTTATGCTGGAAGATATTATTGCAGATGTAGATCTCGT from Chryseobacterium sp. SORGH_AS_0447 includes these protein-coding regions:
- a CDS encoding DUF4294 domain-containing protein, whose amino-acid sequence is MKFSKIICLFLFFFGVSIFGQKDSVIAKPLSQYPQELLKTDEFGNKYFYDERQKAKIYEINGETVVVMDELVLLNKPRFNNQLDRNYYYFLNKKLYRVYPLFLTALQQYRDIQGEMNNLDDKSKRKYIRDRQNILADQYEKQLRDLTTTEGQVFAKLMNRATGKNVYEIIKELRGGWSAFWWNVKGKMADIDLKDQYDPHRNRTDEYLESLLQSNWNSGYLQPYPGANTFRVSR
- a CDS encoding M28 family peptidase, which encodes MKFEKKSLKFLEKYLNTSSPTGYEHEGQKIWMDYIRPYVDKVEVDHYGTCYGIINPKAEFKVVIEAHADEISWYVNYITDDGLIYVIRNGGSDQTIAPSKVVHIHGEKGIVKGVFGWPAIHTRTNQNEPTPKIENIFIDCGATSKQEVEDMGIYVGCMITYPDEFFEMNDRYFVCRALDNRIGGFMIAEVARLLKENKKTIPFGLYITNSVQEEVGLYGADMIADTIKPNIAIVTDVTHDTTTPMIEKKKEGDQKCGAGPVVFFAPSVHHTIRELIIQTAKSKNIPFQRAAASRATGTDTDAFAHSNGGVPSALISLPLRYMHTTVEMVAKEDVRNVIQLIYETVLEIKPEMKLKYH
- the rpe gene encoding ribulose-phosphate 3-epimerase, yielding MKTKLIAPSLLAADFGNLQRDIEMLNHSQADWIHVDVMDGRFVPNISFGFPMMKTVQQHAKKFVDVHLMIVEPEKYVEEFINQGADLVSVHYEACTHLHRTIHHIQNLGAKAGVVLNPSTPVLMLEDIIADVDLVLLMSVNPGFGGQKFIENTYKKIAETKDLILTNNSTALIEVDGGVNIDNAAKLFEAGADVLVAGNAVFSAESPERTIELMKI